Proteins encoded in a region of the Methanobacterium petrolearium genome:
- a CDS encoding phenylacetate--CoA ligase family protein: MIWNEEIECMPPDEMKKLQLKRLKDTVKRAYENVPYYQKRFDEEGIKPEDIKTLNDIQKLPLTTKDDLRAAYPFGMFAVPRREIVEVHTSSGTTGKPTVSGYTREDINIWSEVMARGLTMFGLSEDDIIQNTHGYGLFTGGFGVHYGAQNIGATVIPISTGQTRRQIEIMKDFGTTVLIVTPSYGLYLSEVFQEEGLSQEDLNLKSIGFGAEMWTEEMRQELQKRFNAPAYNIYGLTEIMGPGIALECSEQDGLHVMEDHFYPEIIDSETMEVLGEDEKGELVLTTLTRHGMPIIRFRTKDVTSLKSGTCSCGRTHRKMERITGRTDDMLKIRGVAVFPSQIEKALLKMEGIEPHYQIIATRPQHLDELEVRVETSPQLFSDEVKELVGIKKKIEDLIHNEIGLRVQVTLVEPKTLPRSEGKAVRVIDKREL, translated from the coding sequence ATGATCTGGAATGAAGAAATTGAATGTATGCCACCAGATGAAATGAAAAAACTTCAGCTTAAAAGATTAAAAGATACAGTTAAAAGGGCCTATGAAAATGTGCCTTATTACCAGAAACGTTTTGATGAAGAAGGTATTAAACCAGAGGATATCAAAACCCTGAATGATATCCAGAAACTCCCTCTAACCACCAAAGATGATCTTCGCGCTGCCTATCCCTTTGGAATGTTTGCAGTTCCACGGCGAGAGATTGTAGAAGTCCACACTTCTTCCGGGACCACAGGAAAACCTACTGTGTCCGGATACACCCGAGAAGACATCAATATATGGAGTGAAGTCATGGCCCGTGGTTTGACCATGTTTGGACTTAGCGAAGATGACATTATCCAGAACACTCATGGTTATGGTCTGTTCACCGGTGGTTTCGGAGTGCATTACGGTGCACAAAATATCGGGGCCACTGTTATCCCCATCTCAACCGGACAAACCCGCAGACAGATTGAAATAATGAAAGACTTCGGTACAACCGTTTTAATCGTCACTCCATCCTATGGATTATACCTATCAGAAGTATTCCAGGAGGAGGGCCTATCCCAAGAAGATCTTAATTTGAAATCTATAGGTTTTGGAGCGGAAATGTGGACTGAAGAAATGAGGCAAGAACTTCAAAAGCGTTTTAATGCACCAGCATACAATATCTATGGTCTTACCGAGATCATGGGGCCGGGAATAGCTTTGGAATGTTCCGAACAGGATGGTTTGCATGTGATGGAGGACCATTTCTATCCAGAAATTATAGATTCCGAGACCATGGAAGTCCTTGGAGAAGATGAAAAAGGAGAACTTGTTCTGACCACGTTAACCCGGCATGGAATGCCTATTATTCGTTTTAGAACCAAAGACGTCACCAGTTTGAAAAGTGGGACCTGTTCCTGTGGCAGGACTCATAGGAAAATGGAGCGGATTACTGGAAGAACTGATGATATGCTTAAAATTCGTGGAGTGGCTGTATTCCCATCCCAAATCGAGAAGGCACTCCTGAAGATGGAGGGTATTGAACCCCATTATCAGATAATCGCCACCCGACCACAACACCTGGATGAACTTGAAGTTCGGGTGGAAACATCACCTCAACTGTTTTCTGATGAAGTAAAAGAGTTGGTGGGAATCAAAAAGAAAATAGAAGATCTTATACATAACGAAATCGGTTTGAGGGTTCAGGTTACTCTTGTAGAACCTAAAACTCTGCCGCGTAGTGAAGGTAAAGCTGTAAGGGTTATTGATAAAAGAGAATTGTGA
- a CDS encoding ACT domain-containing protein, whose product MRIKQLSIFLENKKGRMRNALDVLAEGGFNIRALSIADTSDFGILRLIVPEPDKAKELLEENNFVVKMGYVIAVQMSDQPGGLSTILGILDDSDINLDYLYAFVDEKEERAIVLLHPEDINAGVEALKNAGATIIPSKDVYNW is encoded by the coding sequence ATGAGAATAAAACAGTTATCTATATTCCTGGAAAATAAGAAAGGCAGAATGAGGAATGCTCTGGATGTGCTGGCTGAGGGAGGATTTAATATTAGAGCACTTTCCATAGCAGACACATCAGACTTCGGCATATTAAGGTTAATTGTTCCAGAACCAGATAAAGCCAAGGAACTCCTGGAAGAGAACAATTTCGTGGTGAAAATGGGATATGTTATTGCTGTGCAGATGTCTGATCAACCAGGAGGGTTAAGCACTATTCTGGGAATATTGGATGATTCTGATATCAACCTGGACTATCTTTACGCCTTTGTGGATGAAAAAGAAGAAAGAGCCATTGTACTGCTACATCCTGAGGACATTAATGCCGGAGTTGAAGCCCTCAAAAATGCTGGGGCAACTATAATACCTTCAAAGGATGTTTACAACTGGTAA
- a CDS encoding sulfite exporter TauE/SafE family protein: MDSKKTSLLSFAIGAPIGCLGGLIGLGGAEFRLPFLLKTFNKPAKRAVALNMLISLITVLSAIYFRMNNFDISIILPQILLMVAIIVGSTTGAYYGIGISTKISDVLFKKVLLILLLVMGLLLISESFITLGSMGITFSNLYMELIVAVLCGVLIGIISSLLGVAGGEVIIPILILIFGIDVKLAGTMSLIISLPTMVVGITRHTRNKMYSVKSELTSLVVPMGIASIIGASIGAFLVVYAPSELLKIILGALLIFTSIKLFTEKE, translated from the coding sequence ATGGATAGTAAAAAAACATCTCTTTTATCATTTGCCATAGGAGCACCTATTGGCTGTTTAGGTGGTTTAATAGGTTTGGGTGGAGCGGAATTCAGACTACCCTTTTTATTGAAGACTTTTAATAAACCTGCTAAAAGAGCAGTGGCATTGAATATGTTAATAAGTTTAATCACCGTCTTATCAGCTATTTATTTTAGAATGAATAATTTTGACATCTCTATTATTCTTCCCCAAATCTTATTAATGGTTGCAATTATTGTAGGTTCTACTACTGGTGCTTACTATGGAATAGGAATATCCACTAAAATATCGGATGTTCTGTTTAAAAAAGTACTGTTAATACTCCTTTTAGTTATGGGGCTGCTACTTATCAGTGAAAGCTTCATCACATTAGGTTCAATGGGAATAACATTTAGCAACTTGTATATGGAGTTGATTGTAGCTGTGTTATGTGGGGTATTAATTGGGATTATCAGCAGCCTCTTAGGGGTTGCTGGTGGAGAGGTTATAATTCCAATATTAATCCTGATATTTGGGATAGATGTCAAATTAGCCGGTACAATGAGTCTCATCATCAGCTTACCTACCATGGTTGTGGGAATTACAAGACATACCAGGAACAAAATGTATTCTGTAAAATCAGAACTCACTTCTTTAGTTGTGCCCATGGGAATAGCTTCGATAATAGGTGCGTCAATCGGCGCATTTTTAGTTGTATATGCTCCTTCAGAGTTGTTAAAAATCATATTAGGTGCATTATTAATATTCACATCTATTAAACTGTTTACAGAAAAGGAATAA
- a CDS encoding DUF7000 family protein has protein sequence MKRYKTTNWKLFKEGNWNKYHVPPSIKGMDSIVESVLIEDPDFSDLDVLTEQIETGTLQFIEDVEDFLSKES, from the coding sequence ATAAAAAGGTACAAAACGACTAACTGGAAACTGTTTAAAGAAGGCAATTGGAATAAATATCACGTTCCCCCTAGTATAAAAGGCATGGATTCTATTGTAGAATCTGTTTTAATTGAAGATCCAGATTTCAGTGACTTAGATGTTTTAACAGAACAAATAGAGACCGGGACATTGCAATTTATTGAGGATGTTGAGGACTTCCTATCTAAAGAATCATAA
- a CDS encoding DUF7000 family protein, with the protein MEFHEYMQEYKNQLENGNIQEAYRGLMGYIRDLRIYFKNKYHEYSVSGIYQGYMDMTYFSFTPESLMHRKLKIAIVFIHETFRFEVWLAGSNKKVQND; encoded by the coding sequence ATGGAATTTCATGAATATATGCAAGAATACAAAAATCAATTGGAGAATGGCAATATCCAGGAGGCCTATAGGGGACTGATGGGATACATAAGGGATTTAAGGATATATTTTAAGAATAAATATCATGAATATTCAGTATCTGGCATTTATCAGGGATACATGGACATGACTTATTTCTCTTTCACCCCAGAGTCATTGATGCATCGAAAATTAAAAATTGCCATAGTTTTTATTCATGAAACCTTCAGATTTGAAGTTTGGTTAGCAGGATCCAATAAAAAGGTACAAAACGACTAA
- a CDS encoding indolepyruvate oxidoreductase subunit beta, with product MKPYPIYISGVGGQGIIKTSVILGESAMKKGLPVVVGEIHGMSQRGGVVSTQMKIGKSHSPLIEEGGADLLLAFEPLEALRAINMVNKDSYVVMNTAPIYPFNIRQSEHPYPELSNILNELQSQTKKVIAMDADDIAKKAGHILSMNMVMLGGAAAVPGFPLDKDIIIESMQDNLPEQSLPINMKAFEEGFKYCSMQIE from the coding sequence ATGAAACCTTACCCTATTTACATTTCTGGTGTAGGTGGCCAGGGAATCATCAAAACTTCAGTCATCCTGGGTGAATCTGCCATGAAAAAAGGTTTACCCGTGGTGGTGGGTGAAATACACGGCATGTCACAGAGGGGAGGTGTGGTATCCACCCAGATGAAAATTGGCAAATCACACAGCCCACTTATTGAAGAAGGAGGAGCGGATCTTCTCCTGGCATTTGAACCATTAGAGGCATTAAGGGCCATTAACATGGTAAACAAAGATAGTTATGTGGTTATGAACACTGCACCTATCTATCCATTCAACATCAGGCAAAGTGAACATCCTTATCCAGAGTTATCCAATATTTTAAATGAACTCCAGTCTCAAACAAAGAAGGTCATTGCCATGGATGCAGATGATATTGCCAAGAAAGCAGGTCATATTCTATCCATGAACATGGTCATGTTGGGTGGTGCAGCAGCAGTACCCGGATTCCCACTGGATAAGGATATAATCATAGAATCAATGCAGGATAACCTGCCAGAACAGAGTCTTCCCATAAATATGAAGGCCTTTGAAGAAGGGTTTAAGTATTGTTCAATGCAAATTGAATAA
- the iorA gene encoding indolepyruvate ferredoxin oxidoreductase subunit alpha, giving the protein MNIKEILTRNNKDKLFLMGNEAAVRGALEAGVAVASTYPGTPSSEIGDVLSVLAKDAGMYFEFSVNEKVALEVSAAAAASGLRSFTFMKHVGVNVAADSLVSLAYTSVRGGMVILTADDPSIFSSQNEQDNRHYARLANIPLLEAANPQEVKELMKYAYQLSEEFEIPVILRTTTRVSHMRSVVELGPLAKVKGKGYFDKDPQRFVPVPAAARIMHKNLVEKMDKITVLSNNSSVNQVYDQGGHIGIITSGSAFNYAMDVVEENELPVNILKLTFTYPFPEKKVLEFLEKVERVLVVEEVDPIMEKEVLAIMGKYGLEKRVHGKLDGTLPMIYEFNPDIVLEGFGRMMGVELSHKGTFNTSIGLPNRPPTLCPGCPHRAAYFEVKQTAANLGIDDVIFPTDIGCYTLGIESPYQVADYLLSMGSSIGTSCGFSKATDQTVVSFIGDSTFFHAGIPPLINAVHNKNHFVLVILDNRTTAMTGGQPHPGLPVDGMGMEAPEISIPNIVKACGVEFVETINPLSVKKSQETFEKALQFEGVAVVISQYPCMLIKNRTQRGKNVTIQVQDDKCTNCNTCVMELTCPAIYTRDDGKIRIDPLMCRKCSVCVQTCPEKAIKAKRIDTIGTEE; this is encoded by the coding sequence ATGAACATCAAAGAAATTCTCACCAGAAACAATAAGGATAAACTATTTTTAATGGGTAATGAAGCAGCAGTACGTGGTGCCCTGGAAGCAGGTGTAGCTGTGGCCAGCACCTATCCTGGAACACCCTCTTCAGAGATTGGAGATGTTTTATCAGTCCTTGCAAAGGATGCCGGAATGTACTTTGAATTTTCTGTTAACGAAAAGGTAGCTCTGGAAGTATCAGCCGCAGCAGCAGCATCCGGACTCAGATCATTCACCTTCATGAAACATGTCGGGGTAAACGTGGCCGCCGACTCCCTGGTGAGTCTGGCCTACACCAGTGTTCGTGGAGGGATGGTGATCCTCACTGCAGATGACCCTTCCATATTCTCATCCCAAAATGAACAAGACAACCGTCATTACGCACGATTGGCCAACATTCCCCTCCTGGAGGCCGCCAATCCCCAGGAAGTAAAGGAACTTATGAAATATGCCTACCAACTATCTGAAGAATTTGAAATACCAGTTATTCTCCGCACCACCACCAGGGTTTCCCATATGCGAAGTGTGGTAGAACTTGGCCCCCTGGCCAAAGTTAAGGGAAAAGGGTACTTTGATAAGGATCCTCAACGTTTCGTACCAGTTCCAGCCGCAGCCAGAATAATGCACAAAAACCTGGTGGAGAAAATGGACAAAATCACGGTTTTATCCAATAATTCCTCTGTAAATCAGGTCTATGATCAGGGAGGTCACATTGGAATCATCACCAGTGGCAGTGCCTTCAACTATGCTATGGATGTTGTGGAAGAAAACGAATTACCAGTTAACATCCTTAAACTAACCTTCACATATCCTTTCCCTGAAAAAAAGGTACTGGAGTTTTTGGAAAAGGTGGAACGGGTTTTAGTGGTGGAAGAAGTTGACCCAATTATGGAAAAAGAAGTTTTAGCAATTATGGGTAAATATGGGCTTGAAAAGAGAGTGCATGGTAAATTAGATGGAACTTTGCCCATGATATATGAGTTCAACCCTGACATCGTTTTGGAAGGGTTTGGCAGGATGATGGGCGTGGAATTATCTCATAAAGGAACATTTAACACATCTATAGGACTTCCCAACCGACCCCCTACACTTTGCCCGGGCTGTCCTCATCGTGCTGCATACTTCGAGGTTAAGCAAACAGCAGCCAACTTAGGTATTGATGATGTTATTTTTCCCACAGATATTGGCTGCTACACTCTGGGTATTGAATCACCCTATCAGGTGGCAGATTACCTTTTATCCATGGGTTCGTCAATTGGAACCAGTTGCGGGTTCTCCAAGGCCACAGATCAGACTGTGGTGAGCTTTATAGGTGACTCCACTTTCTTCCATGCAGGAATACCACCGCTAATCAACGCAGTGCACAATAAAAACCATTTCGTGCTGGTGATCCTGGATAACCGTACTACAGCCATGACTGGTGGCCAACCACACCCGGGACTCCCAGTGGATGGTATGGGGATGGAAGCACCAGAAATATCCATACCAAACATTGTAAAAGCCTGTGGTGTGGAATTCGTGGAGACCATTAACCCCCTCAGTGTTAAAAAATCACAGGAAACCTTTGAAAAAGCCCTCCAATTTGAAGGAGTAGCTGTGGTCATATCCCAATACCCCTGCATGTTAATTAAGAACCGCACTCAGAGAGGTAAAAATGTCACTATCCAGGTTCAGGATGATAAATGTACCAATTGCAATACCTGTGTTATGGAACTGACCTGTCCAGCAATTTACACTCGTGATGATGGCAAAATAAGGATTGATCCATTGATGTGCAGAAAATGCAGTGTATGTGTCCAGACATGTCCAGAAAAGGCCATAAAGGCTAAAAGAATAGATACAATAGGAACGGAGGAATAA
- a CDS encoding CocE/NonD family hydrolase, protein MKETPFAVVLISFVAFIGILYGLVLIEENQTSSTNDESIFNQFKSGGDQTRDNLTPENNTMNQSKHNQTNQTNFTENITIQTTNFTVKTISGIKTPMRDGVKLVSDVWLPQQNGTYPVIIIRTPYGRNTAELNYTAMGDYFASHGYVFMVQDVRGKGDSEGDFEFLFHEGQDGYDTIEWAANQSWSNGNVGMMGSDYMGAAQWLAAAQKPPHLVCIAPTSAYGRYMEEIPSVGGVFYMGWALPWTLENNGRTQDINTQNINWTVVFDHRPLINADNLTGTKVPIYRQFLEHPTMDSYWKRIQFTEQDFNNITIPSMTTSGWFDTDQPGALYYWNGIGKNSSKFEDHYIIIGPWNQTGTFDSAAQSSEIGDLPVPGGQVNTYETHLAFFNRYLKNSTQTNSTNKSDLPQVTVYITGLSEWINLTTYPPQDTNTTPLYLESGGQANTLNGNGFLTWNLPKNSSSNSSNNSGTDLNATYDNYTYDPTNPRVLEMGSFATDSANTENRSDILIYTTSTLEEPVMILGPVFVELYASSDAKDTDFVVRLLDVYPNGTAINLGPEEFGGAIRARFRQGFDEEVLLKPGKIEKYRIELFDMGHVFLRGHKIRLEVSSSAYPLLHPNPNTGNPIATDTKQVTAHQTIYHDQKHPSAVYLPIIPSNSTLYHEIFG, encoded by the coding sequence ATGAAGGAAACTCCGTTTGCAGTAGTATTAATTTCATTCGTTGCTTTTATAGGTATTCTATATGGTTTGGTTTTGATTGAAGAAAACCAAACATCCAGTACAAATGATGAATCTATTTTTAATCAGTTTAAAAGTGGTGGTGACCAAACTAGGGATAATTTAACACCAGAAAATAACACCATGAACCAGTCTAAGCATAACCAGACCAATCAAACTAACTTCACTGAAAACATTACGATCCAAACCACTAATTTCACTGTTAAAACTATTTCAGGCATTAAAACACCCATGCGTGATGGTGTGAAACTTGTTTCTGATGTTTGGCTCCCCCAACAGAATGGCACATATCCAGTGATCATAATACGCACTCCCTATGGTCGAAACACTGCAGAACTGAACTATACTGCTATGGGAGACTACTTCGCAAGTCATGGATACGTTTTCATGGTGCAGGATGTTAGAGGTAAAGGCGACTCGGAAGGAGACTTCGAATTCCTCTTCCATGAAGGACAGGATGGCTATGACACAATTGAATGGGCTGCTAACCAATCATGGTCCAATGGAAACGTGGGCATGATGGGATCTGATTATATGGGTGCTGCCCAATGGCTCGCAGCAGCTCAAAAACCACCACACCTGGTATGCATAGCACCAACTTCTGCTTATGGTAGATATATGGAAGAAATACCATCAGTTGGGGGTGTTTTTTACATGGGATGGGCTCTTCCATGGACACTCGAAAACAACGGCCGCACCCAGGATATAAACACCCAAAACATTAATTGGACTGTTGTATTCGACCACAGGCCCCTTATAAATGCAGATAACTTAACCGGAACAAAGGTGCCTATTTACCGTCAGTTTCTGGAACATCCCACCATGGATAGTTACTGGAAGCGCATCCAGTTTACAGAACAGGACTTCAACAACATCACCATACCTTCCATGACTACCAGTGGCTGGTTTGATACAGACCAGCCAGGAGCACTGTACTACTGGAATGGAATAGGCAAAAATTCATCCAAGTTTGAGGACCATTACATCATTATAGGGCCATGGAATCAAACAGGAACCTTTGACTCAGCTGCACAATCTTCAGAAATTGGTGATCTACCCGTTCCAGGGGGCCAAGTAAATACTTATGAGACGCATCTGGCATTTTTCAATCGTTATCTTAAAAATTCAACTCAGACAAACTCAACTAACAAATCAGATTTACCCCAAGTAACAGTCTACATAACTGGGTTAAGTGAATGGATAAATCTAACCACTTATCCTCCTCAAGATACCAACACCACTCCCCTGTACCTTGAAAGTGGAGGCCAAGCCAATACTTTAAACGGTAATGGCTTTTTAACATGGAACCTTCCAAAAAATTCATCATCAAACAGTTCAAATAACTCAGGTACAGATTTAAACGCCACTTATGATAATTATACTTACGATCCTACCAATCCCAGAGTACTGGAAATGGGAAGTTTCGCCACAGACTCTGCAAACACTGAAAACCGGTCTGATATTCTGATTTACACTACATCAACACTGGAAGAACCGGTAATGATTTTAGGACCTGTTTTTGTGGAATTATACGCATCCAGTGATGCTAAAGACACTGATTTCGTTGTTAGGCTTCTGGATGTATATCCCAATGGTACTGCCATCAATCTGGGCCCTGAAGAATTTGGAGGCGCAATCAGAGCCAGGTTCAGACAGGGATTTGATGAAGAAGTACTTCTAAAACCTGGCAAAATAGAGAAATATCGTATAGAACTTTTTGACATGGGCCATGTTTTCTTAAGAGGACACAAAATTCGCCTGGAAGTTTCTTCCAGTGCATATCCTCTGCTGCATCCCAATCCTAATACTGGAAATCCCATAGCCACGGACACGAAACAAGTTACAGCACACCAAACTATCTATCACGATCAGAAACATCCATCTGCAGTTTATCTACCAATTATACCATCTAACAGCACTTTATATCATGAAATTTTTGGTTAA
- a CDS encoding M48 family metallopeptidase: protein MNYQVFHRKVKYARLEIKNGELHLIVPPAVKDYQKLIDKHENWIYRKMSRINELKTQAEGRKLDFSRSNEAFKKIVRGYVDKISHEMGVEVNRVSFRNMKTRWGSCSSAGNININSKLAYLPESLIEYVVHHELCHLKIRKHNREYWDMVSLKYPDYKRYEDELSIYWFLVKDLN, encoded by the coding sequence GTGAATTATCAGGTTTTCCATCGGAAGGTCAAATATGCTCGTTTGGAGATTAAAAACGGAGAACTTCACCTGATAGTTCCTCCTGCTGTTAAGGATTATCAGAAATTAATTGATAAACATGAAAATTGGATATATCGGAAGATGTCCCGGATCAATGAGTTAAAAACTCAGGCTGAAGGAAGAAAATTGGATTTCAGTCGTTCGAATGAGGCATTCAAAAAAATTGTCCGAGGTTATGTGGATAAAATCTCCCATGAGATGGGAGTAGAAGTAAATAGAGTGAGTTTTCGGAATATGAAGACTCGTTGGGGTAGTTGCAGTTCAGCAGGGAACATCAACATTAACAGCAAGCTTGCTTATCTTCCAGAGAGTCTCATTGAGTATGTAGTGCACCATGAACTGTGTCACCTTAAAATAAGAAAACACAACCGGGAATACTGGGATATGGTGTCTTTAAAGTACCCTGATTATAAAAGATATGAGGATGAACTCTCCATTTACTGGTTTCTGGTTAAAGATCTGAATTGA
- the tfrB gene encoding fumarate reductase (CoM/CoB) subunit TfrB: MIDITVKRYQPPQDEEPHFETYSVEEKEKMKVLDALNYINQHHHVNIAYRSSCRAGQCGSCALKVNGELALACKKEIKDGDVIEPLDLPVIKDLVVDRSEIDGKVGQMGLFLEDECEIVECPAIIDPAELENTKKLRSCIDCYSCLSACPVLTVNDEFAGPYFMRYFSKFAMDPRDCADRAEKGFDEGLYCCTSCAKCVEVCPKEINTFGGAIEKLREMACQEGVGPLPAHKSVKELVEKTGRSVEPMKEGPMRDGFIKTVAKKRAEEDGDNGRKREKVALFTGCLMDYRLPEIGMSLIDVLNKHEVDVEVPAGQVCCGSPLIRTGQTDILSELVRKNANALESYDTIITVCAGCGATLKRDYLEYGVKLNVMDISEYLVDKLNTNDMKPVNMRVTYHDPCHLIRGQGISEQPREILKNIKGVDFVEMEVPDQCCGAGGGVRSGKPEIAAALGSKKAKMVEKLDVDAVITICPFCENNIRASLEAEGLDMEVMNILTLLEKSYNSHE, translated from the coding sequence ATGATAGATATAACAGTTAAAAGATATCAACCCCCACAGGATGAAGAGCCTCATTTTGAAACATATTCTGTGGAGGAAAAAGAAAAAATGAAAGTCCTGGATGCGTTGAATTATATAAATCAGCATCATCATGTTAACATTGCTTATCGCAGCTCCTGCCGGGCAGGACAGTGTGGTTCTTGCGCCTTGAAGGTTAACGGAGAGTTGGCCCTGGCATGTAAAAAAGAGATCAAAGATGGGGATGTAATAGAACCCCTTGATCTACCGGTTATCAAGGATCTGGTTGTGGATCGTAGCGAGATAGATGGAAAAGTCGGGCAAATGGGCCTATTTCTAGAGGATGAATGTGAAATTGTCGAGTGCCCAGCCATCATCGACCCTGCGGAACTGGAAAACACCAAGAAGTTGAGAAGTTGTATTGATTGTTACTCCTGCTTATCTGCCTGTCCTGTTCTTACGGTGAATGATGAATTTGCAGGCCCATACTTCATGCGTTACTTCTCTAAATTCGCCATGGACCCACGGGACTGTGCAGACCGGGCTGAAAAAGGTTTTGACGAAGGTCTTTACTGCTGCACCTCCTGTGCCAAATGTGTGGAGGTCTGCCCCAAAGAAATAAACACTTTCGGTGGTGCTATCGAAAAATTAAGGGAAATGGCCTGCCAGGAAGGGGTGGGACCATTGCCAGCCCACAAATCAGTTAAGGAACTTGTTGAAAAAACAGGTAGATCCGTAGAACCCATGAAAGAGGGCCCAATGAGGGATGGTTTCATAAAAACCGTTGCCAAAAAACGAGCTGAAGAAGATGGTGATAACGGAAGAAAAAGGGAGAAAGTAGCCTTATTTACTGGTTGTCTTATGGATTATCGGCTGCCTGAGATTGGAATGTCCCTTATCGATGTTTTAAATAAACATGAAGTTGATGTGGAAGTGCCTGCAGGGCAGGTGTGCTGTGGTTCTCCCCTGATCAGGACTGGTCAGACAGATATATTGAGTGAACTGGTTCGAAAGAATGCTAATGCCCTTGAAAGTTACGATACCATCATAACAGTCTGTGCAGGTTGTGGTGCCACCCTTAAAAGGGATTACCTCGAGTATGGGGTGAAGCTGAATGTGATGGATATCAGTGAATACCTGGTGGATAAACTTAACACCAATGATATGAAGCCAGTTAATATGCGAGTAACCTATCATGACCCCTGCCATCTTATCAGGGGTCAGGGGATCAGTGAACAACCCCGTGAAATCCTTAAAAACATTAAAGGCGTTGATTTTGTGGAGATGGAAGTTCCTGACCAGTGCTGTGGTGCTGGGGGTGGTGTGAGATCCGGTAAACCAGAAATTGCAGCAGCCCTCGGTAGTAAAAAGGCAAAAATGGTGGAAAAACTGGATGTTGATGCGGTGATCACCATATGCCCCTTCTGTGAAAACAACATCCGGGCCAGTCTGGAAGCTGAAGGCCTTGACATGGAAGTTATGAACATACTCACCCTCCTTGAAAAATCATATAACTCCCATGAATAG
- a CDS encoding RNA methyltransferase yields MIYVVFVEPETPGNIGFLARTMKNFGLSQLVLINPCELEHETYYQSMHAREIIYNRQEYDSLPEFVKTEGIDYVVGTTGTAGGSYNIPRIAITPENLSQSLNVKGHIALLFGREGDGLTNHELEMCDVVVSIPTHESYPILNITHAAAIIFYELFKNEKKYPVEDLDEASLEEKQGLIDYVDDVLDNLDYPPHKKKNASLAFKRMVGRAFISGREAHTLKGMFRRIRDRIN; encoded by the coding sequence ATGATTTATGTAGTTTTTGTGGAGCCAGAAACTCCTGGTAATATAGGGTTCCTGGCCAGGACCATGAAGAACTTCGGTTTGAGCCAGTTAGTCCTTATCAATCCCTGCGAACTGGAACACGAAACATACTATCAATCCATGCATGCCCGTGAAATCATATACAATCGCCAGGAATATGATTCACTCCCTGAATTTGTAAAAACAGAGGGTATTGATTATGTGGTGGGAACCACCGGCACAGCTGGTGGCAGTTACAATATTCCACGAATTGCAATCACCCCCGAGAATCTGTCCCAATCCCTCAATGTAAAGGGACATATTGCCCTCTTATTCGGAAGAGAAGGAGACGGCCTTACTAATCATGAACTGGAAATGTGTGATGTGGTGGTTTCCATACCCACCCATGAATCTTATCCCATCTTGAATATAACCCATGCTGCTGCCATCATATTCTATGAACTGTTCAAAAATGAGAAAAAATATCCAGTGGAAGATTTGGACGAAGCATCACTGGAAGAAAAACAGGGCTTAATAGATTACGTGGATGATGTACTGGATAATCTGGATTACCCTCCCCATAAAAAGAAAAATGCCTCACTGGCCTTCAAAAGGATGGTGGGAAGAGCCTTCATATCGGGAAGAGAAGCACATACCCTTAAAGGAATGTTTCGCAGAATAAGGGATAGGATAAATTAA